DNA from Desulfobacterales bacterium:
TTGTTCGGTCTGGCGCTGTTGAACACTTTTGAGACTGTCCAGATGCTGGATTAACGGTACAATCTCATGATAATGCTCTGCCACCGATGCCCTTAACGGCAAAAGGCCCGCAAATTGATCCAGCGTCATCAGGTGCTGATCTTCCTTCAGCAATCCCTGATGCGCATGCTGACCGGATATGCTGGCAAGGCAGCCGGTCATCCGGTTTAACATCTGAATGGTGGAAAGGCGGCCGTTGATGTAAATGCGGTGCCGATCGTTTCGTGAAATGATTCTCCGGATCAACAGATCGTCGCTCGCTTCAAATCCCAGCTCCTGAACAATCTGCAGCACGCTGCTTTCCGGATGGATACTGAACAATGCCTCCAGCTCCGCGGCCTCGGCACCCGTGCGTATCAGACTGCCGGAGGCCCTGGAGCCCAGCAGCAGATTGACCGCATTGATGATAATGGATTTGCCGGCCCCTGTTTCTCCGGTCAACATGGTCAGACCGTCAGAAAAACAGATGCGAAGATCATCAATAATGGCAAAATTTTTAATCGATAGTTCAAGAAGCATAAGGACGATATATCCCGAAAAGTCAATCCATAAGGGATTCAACATCCCGATTACCGGATGAAAGCAACTGATGCGACAGTTTCAAGACATGACAAGATGCCTTCTCTACGTCAGACGCTGTGCAGCCAAAAACCCCTTCTCAAATGCGTTCAGGTTGGATTCAACAAACTGCTTTTTGACCCGGGTTCGAATGGCTTGTTTCACGCACTCGGATGATAACGGCAGAATGCCGGTTTGAATCAGCGAGCCCAGAAGAACCGTATTGACCGCCATCACATTTCCGGCCTCTGTTGCAAGGGATACGGCATCGTAGGCAATAAGCCTGGAGATTCCGGTCCGAATCTGATTCTGAATCATCTCGACATCCGGATAAGTCCCCCTGCCGATGGCTACCGTAAACGGGGGCACCGGAGCAAGGTTGGTTATCACGACGGTCCCGGGATTGCATTTTTTCCTGGCCCGGAGCGTTTCCAGCGGTTCAAAGCCCACCAGCACATCGGCCTCCCCGTCTGAAATAATGCTGCTGCGGGCATCGCCGAAAACCAGCGCCGATTCCACCACGCCCCCTCTTTGCGCCATCCCGTGGATCTCACTCATGGAAACCGGCACATTGCATAAAAGCGCCGCTTCCCCGAGAATTTTGGAGGCAAGAAGGTTCCCCTGCCCTCCAACCGCTACGATAATCAATCGAGTTGTATCCATTGTTTTACATCCTGATATAATTAAATTTCTTCGGTGAAAGCATCATTTCCCGCCGTCACATGACCTTTTCCGATTTGCGGATTACTTTTTCAGCGGCAAAATAGCATGTTCCGGGCAGATCTGCGCACAGACCGAACAGCCGGTGCACATGACCGGATCGATGACGACCCTGCCATCCGTAACGGAAAAAGCAGGACAGCCCAACTCATTGATACAGGTTCTGTGGTTTCTGCATTTTTCGCTGACATAAAACGCCCCGCGACCTGGTTTTTTGATGCTCCTGGCGTACAGGTGGCACATTTCTCTGGAGATGATGACCGATACCCCCTGAAAATCAAGCGCCGCTTTGATGGTTTCAACACTCTTTCTGACATGATAGGGTCGGATCACACTGACATGAGGCACCCCGATGGCCCGGACAATATTTTCAATTGAAACCCGGCCATATCCGTTCATATTCAGATTTTTCATATCCACGCCCGGATTGGGCTGATGACCGGTCATTGCCGTGGTTTCATTGTCTAAAATAACCAGCGTAAAATTATGGTTATTGAACACGGCGTTAACCAGGCCCGCCATACCGGAATGAAAAAATGTGGAATCGCCTATGACGGCGATCACCTTTTTTCCGGTTACCCGGGAAAATCCGCACGCCGTTCCAATCGATGATCCCATGCAAATCAGAAAATCGCCCATCGAAAGCGGGGGCAGAAAGCCCAGGGTATAGCAGCCGATATCATTCGGGCATATGATATCCATTCCTTCCGCCGCTTTTTTGATCGCATGGAATGTGGCCCGGTGAGAGCACCCGGCACACAGATTCGGCGGACGCTGAGGCAGCTCAGGGATGCCGGAAAGATCGACCGGGGCAGCCGGTTCGTATGCAACATCAAAAAAAGTGGCAATCGTTTTTCTGACGAGTGCCGGATCATATTCATACAAACGGGAAAAAAGATTTTCTCCCTTGCCGGCGATCGTGAGTGGCAGTTTTTCCTCCTGAGCAAATGCCTTGATCGTCTCCTCCATCAATGGCTCGCCTTCCTCAACCACCAGCACTTTTTCACATTTTTTTAAAAACTGCTTGATGGTGGCCTCCGGCAGAGGGTGTGACAAGCCGATCCGGAAAACCTTGACTTTCGCCTCAATGCCCAGATCTGAAACCGCATCTGACACGTAATTATAACTGACGCCGTTGCAGACGATGCCCCAGGCGCCGCTTCCCTGCGTAAAATTCCAGACGCAGCGCTCGGAAATCTGTTTTGCTTTTTCAAGCCGGGTCAGCAGTCTGGCATGAAGCTTTTTTGAAACCGCCGGCACAGTGACATAATTCATCGGGTCCCTGACAAAATCCCCCTGCACCACCGGGGCATTTATTTTCCCCAGTTCAACAACGCCGGTGGCGTGATTGAGCCGGGTGGTCGTTCTCAGAATGACCGGCTCCTGAAGCATTTCGGACAGTTCAAATGCATAGGCCGTCATATCTTTGGCTTCCTGAACCGAGGATGGCTCCAGAACCGGAAGCCCGGAAAACTTTCCATAATACCGGTTGTCCTGCTCGTTCTGACTCGAAAACATAGCCGGATCATCGGCCGTAACAATCACAAGTCCCCCTTTGACCCCGACATAGGCCAGCGTCATCAGAGGGTCTGCAGCCACATTCATTCCCACGTGTTTCATGACACACATGCTTCTCACCCCTGAATTGGCCGTGGCCGCGGCGACCTCA
Protein-coding regions in this window:
- a CDS encoding indolepyruvate oxidoreductase subunit beta — translated: MDTTRLIIVAVGGQGNLLASKILGEAALLCNVPVSMSEIHGMAQRGGVVESALVFGDARSSIISDGEADVLVGFEPLETLRARKKCNPGTVVITNLAPVPPFTVAIGRGTYPDVEMIQNQIRTGISRLIAYDAVSLATEAGNVMAVNTVLLGSLIQTGILPLSSECVKQAIRTRVKKQFVESNLNAFEKGFLAAQRLT
- the iorA gene encoding indolepyruvate ferredoxin oxidoreductase subunit alpha — its product is MHRLLTDKSGQKMLLLGNEAIARGAVEAGVGVSTTYPGTPSSEITLNFFQISRETDLYFEYSTNEKVALEVAAATANSGVRSMCVMKHVGMNVAADPLMTLAYVGVKGGLVIVTADDPAMFSSQNEQDNRYYGKFSGLPVLEPSSVQEAKDMTAYAFELSEMLQEPVILRTTTRLNHATGVVELGKINAPVVQGDFVRDPMNYVTVPAVSKKLHARLLTRLEKAKQISERCVWNFTQGSGAWGIVCNGVSYNYVSDAVSDLGIEAKVKVFRIGLSHPLPEATIKQFLKKCEKVLVVEEGEPLMEETIKAFAQEEKLPLTIAGKGENLFSRLYEYDPALVRKTIATFFDVAYEPAAPVDLSGIPELPQRPPNLCAGCSHRATFHAIKKAAEGMDIICPNDIGCYTLGFLPPLSMGDFLICMGSSIGTACGFSRVTGKKVIAVIGDSTFFHSGMAGLVNAVFNNHNFTLVILDNETTAMTGHQPNPGVDMKNLNMNGYGRVSIENIVRAIGVPHVSVIRPYHVRKSVETIKAALDFQGVSVIISREMCHLYARSIKKPGRGAFYVSEKCRNHRTCINELGCPAFSVTDGRVVIDPVMCTGCSVCAQICPEHAILPLKK